A single window of Paroedura picta isolate Pp20150507F chromosome 8, Ppicta_v3.0, whole genome shotgun sequence DNA harbors:
- the SEPTIN2 gene encoding septin-2, with protein sequence MSKQQPAQFPNPETPGYVGFANLPNQVHRKSVKKGFEFTLMVVGESGLGKSTLINSLFLTDLYPERIIPGAAEKIERTVQIEASTVEIEERGVKLRLTVVDTPGYGDAINCRDCFKTIISYIDEQFERYLHDESGLNRRHIVDNRVHCCFYFISPFGHGLKPLDVEFMKAIHNKVNIAPVIAKADTLTLKERERLKKRILDEIEEHSIKIYHLPDVDSDEDEDFKEQTRLLKASIPFCVVGSNQLIEAKGKKVRGRLYPWGVVEVENPEHNDFLKLRTMLISHMQDLQEVTQDLHYENFRSERLKKGGRKVEDEEANKDQILLEKEAELRRMQEMIARMQAQMQMHRQGGEGDSGMLHGHKV encoded by the exons ATGTCTAAG cAACAACCTGCTcagtttcccaatccagaaacACCTGGTTATGTAGGATTTGCAAACCTTCCCAACCAGGTTCATCGGAAATCTGTGAAAAAAGGCTTTGAGTTCACCCTTATGGTGGTTG GTGAGTCCGGGCTGGGAAAATCAACTCTAATAAATAGCCTGTTCTTAACAGATCTCTATCCAGAAAGAATAATCCCAGGAGCAGCTG AGAAAATTGAAAGAACTGTGCAGATTGAAGCTTCAACTGTAGAAATAGAAGAAAGGGGGGTAAAGCTCCGACTGACTGTTGTGGACACACCAGGATATGGTGATGCTATCAATTGTCGAGACTG TTTCAAGACTATAATTTCCTATATTGATGAGCAATTTGAACGCTATCTTCACGATGAAAGTGGCTTGAACAGGCGGCATATTGTCGATAACCGAGTTCACTGCTGTTTCTATTTCATTTCACCATTTGGACATGG TCTCAAGCCCTTGGATGTTGAGTTCATGAAAGCCATACACAACAAAGTGAATATAGCGCCTGTAATTGCAAAAGCTGATACCCTTACACTGAAGGAGCGGGAGAGGCTGAAGAAAAGG ATTCTGGATGAAATTGAAGAGCATAGCATCAAGATTTATCACTTGCCGGATGTTGACTCTGATGAAGATGAAGACTTTAAAGAACAGACCAGACTTCTGAAG GCCAGCATTCCATTTTGTGTAGTGGGATCCAATCAACTTATTGAAGCTAAAGGTAAAAAGGTCAGAGGTCGTCTCTATCCATGGGGAGTTGTTGAAGTAGAGAACCCAGAGCACAATGACTTCTTAAAATTAAGAACCATGCTAAT CTCCCACATGCAAGATCTCCAGGAAGTAACTCAAGACCTTCATTATGAAAACTTCCGTTCTGAAAGACTTAAGAAGGGTGGCAG GAAGGTAGAAGATGAGGAAGCAAATAAAGACCAAATCTTGCTGGAAAAGGAAGCTGAA CTCCGCCGCATGCAAGAGATGATTGCAAGGATGCAGGCACAGATGCAGATGCACAGACAAGGAGGTGAAGGAGATAGTGGTATGCTCCATGGGCACAAAGTCTAA